The proteins below come from a single Streptomyces sp. B3I8 genomic window:
- a CDS encoding ABC transporter substrate-binding protein — MTVRRIRTAAATAAILTGVAACSAPGNSTGSGDVADSVVIGVASEPDTLSPLLGYGKDGNSKIFDGLLARDADLKLKPALARALPEVSGNGLTYTYTLRDGVKFSDGQPLTSADVVFTYDTILDAKTNNTNRSELDAIKDVRADGNDKVVFTLKYPYAPFAGRTVLPIVPEHVAGKQDPNTGSFNTKPIGTGPYLLASWSKGEKLTFKANPDYWGGAPKVKKVTMAVIEDDDVRATRLRSGDLDGAILPPNLAATFKSDKAKKTYDAKTYDFRTVTLPQENRVTGDRAIRQALDAAVDRQAMVDKILDGAGRPAYGPLPVDDPWFAKGIERKQDLTKARRILDQAGWKSGEGGIRAKDGQRASFTLLYPSGDKVRQDHALAYASDAKKAGIEVKVESATWEVIEPRMKTDAVLAGFGSSGDPDYGLYTLLHSSLADDGFNNMARYNDPVVDKALDTGRRSSDTATRKAAYDSLQRELVKNPGYTFLTHIDHVYVLADRWAGLTTQVEPHEHGFASGPWWNLEAWQPKK; from the coding sequence ATGACGGTCCGACGGATACGGACAGCCGCCGCCACGGCGGCGATACTCACGGGTGTCGCCGCCTGCTCGGCTCCCGGCAACAGCACAGGCAGCGGCGACGTAGCCGACTCCGTCGTGATCGGGGTGGCCTCCGAGCCGGACACGCTCAGTCCGCTGCTCGGATACGGCAAGGACGGCAACTCGAAGATCTTCGACGGCCTGCTGGCCCGGGACGCCGACCTGAAGCTGAAGCCGGCCCTCGCGAGGGCACTTCCCGAGGTGAGCGGCAACGGCCTCACCTACACCTACACCCTGCGCGACGGCGTGAAGTTCAGCGACGGCCAGCCGCTTACCTCCGCCGACGTCGTCTTCACGTACGACACGATCCTCGACGCGAAGACCAATAACACCAACCGCAGCGAACTGGACGCCATCAAGGACGTGCGGGCGGACGGCAATGACAAGGTGGTCTTCACCCTCAAGTACCCGTACGCGCCCTTCGCCGGGCGCACGGTGCTGCCCATCGTCCCCGAGCACGTCGCGGGCAAGCAGGACCCCAACACCGGCTCCTTCAACACCAAGCCGATCGGCACCGGCCCCTATCTGCTCGCCTCCTGGAGCAAGGGCGAGAAGCTCACCTTCAAGGCCAACCCCGACTACTGGGGCGGTGCGCCGAAGGTGAAGAAGGTGACCATGGCGGTCATCGAGGACGACGACGTGCGGGCCACCCGGTTGCGCTCGGGCGACCTCGACGGCGCGATCCTGCCGCCCAACCTTGCCGCCACCTTCAAGAGCGACAAGGCGAAGAAGACGTACGACGCGAAGACGTACGACTTCCGCACGGTCACCCTCCCTCAGGAGAACAGGGTCACCGGCGATCGCGCCATCCGCCAGGCCCTGGACGCGGCCGTGGACCGGCAGGCCATGGTTGACAAGATCCTCGACGGGGCCGGGCGTCCGGCGTACGGGCCGCTGCCGGTCGACGACCCGTGGTTTGCCAAGGGTATCGAGCGCAAGCAGGACCTCACCAAGGCCAGGCGCATCCTGGACCAGGCGGGCTGGAAGAGCGGCGAGGGCGGCATCCGCGCCAAGGACGGGCAGCGGGCCTCGTTCACACTCCTGTACCCCTCGGGCGACAAGGTCCGCCAGGACCATGCCCTCGCCTACGCCTCCGACGCCAAGAAGGCCGGCATCGAGGTGAAGGTGGAGAGCGCAACCTGGGAGGTCATCGAGCCGCGCATGAAGACGGACGCGGTTCTGGCCGGCTTCGGCAGCAGCGGCGACCCGGACTACGGCCTCTACACGCTGCTGCACTCCTCCCTTGCCGACGACGGCTTCAACAACATGGCCCGCTACAACGACCCGGTCGTGGACAAGGCTCTCGATACTGGCCGCCGCAGCTCGGACACGGCGACCCGCAAGGCCGCCTACGACAGCCTCCAACGCGAACTGGTGAAGAACCCCGGCTACACCTTCCTCACCCACATCGACCACGTCTACGTCCTCGCCGATCGCTGGGCCGGGCTGACCACGCAGGTCGAGCCGCACGAGCACGGCTTTGCCTCCGGCCCGTGGTGGAATCTCGAAGCCTGGCAGCCGAAGAAGTGA
- a CDS encoding response regulator transcription factor, whose amino-acid sequence MRQTILVVEDDHALRDVLMRGLRDEDFDPVPAPDGATALRLATPDICAAVLDIGLPDADGRDVCQAMRANGFLSPVIFLTAHHRLSDRLSGFSAGGDDYLPKPFHLSELAARLRAALKRAAPPPAAAAGDLALDAMRHVVSIRGTRVDLTPTEFRLLAALMAASGGIVRRRELVRAAWPEGAQVHDNTLDQYLTRLRRKLREAGSDRTIGTARGIGHRLS is encoded by the coding sequence ATGCGCCAGACGATCCTGGTCGTCGAGGACGATCACGCCCTGCGTGACGTGCTGATGCGCGGCCTGCGCGACGAGGACTTCGACCCCGTGCCCGCACCGGACGGCGCCACCGCCCTACGACTGGCCACCCCCGACATCTGTGCCGCCGTACTCGACATCGGGCTGCCGGACGCCGACGGACGGGACGTGTGCCAGGCGATGCGCGCGAACGGATTCCTCTCCCCCGTCATCTTCCTGACCGCCCACCACCGGCTGAGCGACCGGCTGTCCGGGTTCTCGGCCGGAGGCGACGACTACCTGCCCAAGCCGTTCCATCTCAGCGAACTCGCGGCCCGCCTGCGGGCAGCCCTCAAACGGGCCGCACCGCCGCCTGCCGCCGCAGCGGGAGACCTGGCACTGGACGCAATGCGGCACGTGGTCAGCATCCGAGGCACCCGAGTCGACCTGACACCGACCGAATTCCGTCTCCTGGCGGCGCTCATGGCGGCTTCCGGCGGCATCGTGCGCCGTCGCGAGCTGGTCCGGGCGGCCTGGCCCGAGGGCGCCCAGGTCCACGACAACACCCTCGACCAGTATCTGACCCGCCTGCGACGCAAGCTGCGCGAGGCGGGCAGCGACCGGACCATCGGCACGGCCCGGGGAATCGGCCACCGGCTGTCATGA
- a CDS encoding phosphatase PAP2 family protein: MKRGEVAELAGSCGLGAWTAFGVLTMVVVGHDGIPLFTDADILSWSVGHRPDVAVAFARGLTDTGTGVIPYALAVLAALIAGRTPRQRALAVALCLGCLGAGQALRYAVMALVTRPRPPLTGWATHASGWAFPSGHTTTAALTAGLLIIAVRMRGPRGTTPLALVIGGWGASVGLTRVYLGVHWFTDVVGGWLFALGWLGLYLGAVARWLPDRWTPGATDTDTARGTAEPTGSTAGGRTHPAPEQTDVAREQRKDHAPDDPGRRGRSRPA, encoded by the coding sequence GTGAAGCGCGGCGAGGTCGCCGAACTGGCCGGCAGCTGCGGCCTCGGCGCGTGGACGGCGTTCGGCGTGCTGACCATGGTCGTGGTGGGCCACGACGGCATACCGCTGTTCACGGACGCCGACATCCTCTCGTGGTCCGTCGGCCATCGGCCCGACGTGGCGGTGGCGTTCGCCCGCGGGCTGACCGACACCGGGACCGGTGTCATCCCGTACGCGCTGGCGGTGCTGGCCGCGCTCATCGCCGGGCGCACCCCACGCCAGCGCGCGCTCGCCGTCGCCCTCTGCCTGGGCTGCCTCGGGGCGGGCCAGGCGCTGCGGTACGCGGTGATGGCACTCGTCACACGGCCCCGACCACCCCTGACGGGCTGGGCGACGCACGCCTCGGGATGGGCGTTCCCGTCCGGTCACACCACCACTGCGGCCCTCACCGCGGGACTGCTGATCATCGCCGTCCGCATGCGCGGCCCGCGCGGCACGACCCCGCTCGCCCTGGTCATCGGCGGCTGGGGCGCGTCGGTCGGCCTGACCCGCGTCTACCTCGGAGTGCACTGGTTCACCGACGTCGTCGGCGGCTGGCTGTTCGCCCTCGGTTGGCTTGGCCTGTATCTGGGCGCCGTAGCCCGCTGGCTTCCCGACCGATGGACCCCCGGCGCGACGGACACGGACACGGCGCGCGGGACGGCAGAACCTACGGGCAGCACAGCAGGGGGCCGAACGCACCCGGCACCGGAACAGACGGACGTGGCACGAGAACAGAGGAAGGACCATGCGCCAGACGATCCTGGTCGTCGAGGACGATCACGCCCTGCGTGA
- a CDS encoding DedA family protein, with the protein MTTAVHLSSQLALNVLDARSLLSAFGVLSVGVVLFAETGLLIGFVLPGDSLLFTAGLLCTGTAESGLKLSLGPLLVAAAVGALAGAQCGYLLGRRAGGTVLARSRSARLHEGARRAEELLERYGYAKAIVLARFVPVVRTVLNPMAGALRVPVRTFTVWQVTGGLVWSLGLTLAGYALGSSVPNVDRYLLPIVAVIVALSLIPVASEVYRSRRAAKAKEARG; encoded by the coding sequence ATGACCACAGCCGTACACCTATCGTCGCAGCTCGCCCTCAATGTGCTCGACGCGCGGTCGCTGCTGTCCGCGTTCGGCGTGCTGAGTGTGGGCGTGGTGCTGTTCGCCGAGACCGGGCTGCTGATCGGCTTCGTCCTGCCTGGCGATTCCCTGCTGTTCACCGCCGGTCTGCTGTGCACCGGCACCGCCGAGAGCGGTCTGAAGCTGTCACTCGGCCCGCTCCTGGTCGCCGCGGCGGTGGGAGCTCTGGCCGGCGCACAGTGCGGATACCTCCTGGGCCGCCGAGCGGGCGGCACCGTGCTCGCCCGAAGCCGCTCGGCCCGCCTGCACGAGGGGGCAAGACGCGCGGAGGAGCTGCTGGAACGCTACGGGTACGCGAAGGCGATCGTCCTGGCCCGCTTCGTTCCGGTGGTGCGCACGGTCCTGAACCCGATGGCAGGCGCCCTGCGGGTGCCGGTGAGGACGTTCACCGTCTGGCAGGTGACCGGCGGGCTGGTGTGGAGCCTTGGCCTCACCCTGGCGGGATACGCGCTGGGCTCCTCCGTGCCGAACGTGGACCGCTATCTGCTGCCGATCGTCGCGGTGATCGTGGCCCTGTCGCTGATTCCCGTCGCCTCCGAGGTGTACCGCTCACGCCGGGCCGCGAAGGCGAAGGAGGCACGCGGATGA
- a CDS encoding BlaI/MecI/CopY family transcriptional regulator, producing the protein MTDARDETDARDERRPAGELEAAVMAALWAAGAPLTPGRVQTELGSGLARTTVATILTRLHEKGIVDRERQGRGYAYLPVQDAPGLTARRMHTELDRDTDRETVLARFVAQLSPGDEQHLRRLLEGDER; encoded by the coding sequence ATGACCGACGCCAGGGACGAGACGGACGCGAGGGACGAGAGGCGGCCGGCCGGCGAGCTCGAAGCCGCCGTCATGGCCGCGCTGTGGGCCGCCGGGGCCCCGCTCACGCCCGGACGGGTGCAGACCGAACTCGGCTCGGGCCTGGCCCGGACCACGGTGGCGACGATACTGACCCGCCTGCACGAGAAGGGCATCGTCGACAGGGAGCGGCAGGGCCGCGGCTACGCCTACCTCCCCGTCCAGGACGCTCCCGGCCTGACCGCCCGGCGCATGCACACCGAACTCGACCGGGACACCGACCGGGAGACGGTCCTGGCCCGCTTCGTCGCCCAACTCAGCCCCGGTGACGAGCAGCACCTGCGCCGGCTCCTGGAGGGTGACGAGCGATGA
- a CDS encoding M48 family metalloprotease: MTALLLLPLILPFLAPTLARRTLDRLAPATALWVLAASALALAGACVASLGALVLTGLLKLPVLATLGELVHPLRTASDYFAVPAAMAATGVLTLSVWTLARSAFRQARAFRTARTRADRRPAAGDLCVIESPDPDAYALPGRPHRIVVTTAMLRSLGPAEREALFAHERAHNRAGHHYFLAAAELAAHCHPALRTTRDTIRLAAERAADEAAAEVTGDRRLIATAIARAALAGSASTSTRPDFAPAATTGPVPQRVAALLAPTRARPRTTRRTAFLLVACTVLSVAAGAAGVVDFHHEVEVAQGEETP; this comes from the coding sequence ATGACCGCTCTGCTGCTCCTCCCGCTGATCCTGCCCTTCCTCGCGCCGACGCTGGCCCGCCGGACCCTCGACCGACTGGCCCCCGCCACCGCACTGTGGGTCCTCGCCGCCTCAGCCCTGGCCCTGGCGGGAGCCTGCGTCGCCTCCCTCGGGGCGCTGGTCCTGACCGGACTGCTCAAACTCCCCGTCCTCGCCACCCTCGGCGAACTCGTCCACCCCCTGAGGACCGCCTCGGACTACTTCGCCGTCCCCGCCGCCATGGCTGCCACCGGGGTGCTCACCCTCAGCGTCTGGACCCTCGCACGCTCGGCCTTCCGGCAGGCCCGCGCCTTCCGAACCGCCCGCACGCGGGCCGACCGCCGCCCCGCCGCAGGTGACCTGTGCGTGATCGAATCGCCCGATCCGGACGCATACGCTCTGCCCGGCCGGCCCCACCGTATCGTCGTCACCACCGCCATGCTGCGCAGCCTGGGACCCGCCGAGCGCGAGGCACTCTTCGCCCACGAGCGCGCCCACAACCGGGCCGGCCACCACTACTTCCTGGCCGCCGCCGAACTCGCCGCCCACTGCCACCCCGCCCTGCGCACCACCCGCGACACCATCCGGCTCGCCGCCGAGCGAGCCGCCGACGAGGCCGCCGCCGAGGTCACCGGCGACCGACGCCTGATCGCCACGGCCATTGCCCGCGCCGCCCTCGCCGGAAGCGCCTCCACCTCCACCCGCCCGGACTTCGCGCCCGCGGCGACGACCGGACCGGTGCCGCAACGCGTCGCGGCGCTTCTCGCACCCACCCGGGCGCGCCCGCGCACCACCCGCCGTACCGCGTTCCTCCTCGTGGCCTGCACGGTCCTGTCCGTCGCCGCCGGAGCGGCAGGCGTCGTCGACTTCCACCACGAGGTCGAGGTCGCCCAGGGCGAGGAGACTCCCTGA
- a CDS encoding BlaI/MecI/CopY family transcriptional regulator, with the protein MAGRSPRGRAERRNAGELESEVLAALWAADGALTPAEVQTELGGDLAYNTVHTILRRLYDKGLVLRDADGRRGTYRPAKDAAELTAQAMHEALERGPDPIAALQRFVTGLSAEEERALRELLGGEER; encoded by the coding sequence ATGGCTGGCAGGAGCCCGCGGGGCAGAGCCGAACGACGCAACGCCGGTGAGCTGGAGAGCGAGGTGCTCGCCGCCCTGTGGGCGGCGGACGGGGCGCTGACGCCGGCGGAGGTCCAGACCGAACTAGGCGGCGACCTCGCGTACAACACCGTGCACACCATTCTCAGGCGCCTGTACGACAAGGGGCTCGTCCTGCGGGACGCGGACGGGCGGCGCGGCACCTACCGGCCGGCCAAGGACGCCGCCGAGCTGACCGCGCAGGCCATGCACGAGGCTCTCGAGCGGGGCCCGGACCCCATAGCGGCGCTCCAGCGGTTCGTCACCGGACTGAGTGCCGAGGAGGAACGGGCGCTGCGCGAGCTGCTGGGGGGAGAGGAACGGTGA
- a CDS encoding ATP-binding cassette domain-containing protein, protein MIDARQLTKKYGEKTAVDGLDFVVKPGTVTGFLGPNGAGKSTTMRMIVGLDAPTSGSVTVNGHPYARHQAPLQEVGALLEAKSIHPGRSAYTHLRALALTHGISGRRVDEVIGLAGLDSVAKKRAGAFSLGMGQRLGIAAALLGDPQTVMLDEPVNGLDPEGVLWIRNLLKGLADEGRTVFVSSHLMSEMALVADHLIIVGRGRLLADTTVADLIREAGGDTVKVATQDPARLRDVLAGPGVDVTGRIGSEELQVTGLSAREIGLKAAEHGIALFELSARTVSLEEAFMDLTRDAVEYHGTTTGIETLGRPA, encoded by the coding sequence ATGATCGACGCACGGCAGCTGACCAAGAAATACGGCGAGAAGACGGCCGTCGACGGGCTGGACTTCGTCGTGAAGCCCGGCACGGTGACCGGCTTTCTGGGGCCCAACGGCGCGGGCAAGTCCACGACGATGCGCATGATCGTCGGCCTGGACGCCCCGACCAGCGGCTCCGTCACCGTGAACGGCCACCCCTACGCCCGCCACCAGGCGCCGCTGCAGGAGGTCGGCGCCCTCCTGGAGGCGAAGTCGATCCACCCCGGCCGCTCGGCGTACACCCACCTCAGGGCCCTCGCGCTGACCCACGGCATTTCAGGCCGACGGGTCGACGAGGTCATCGGCCTTGCGGGGCTCGACAGCGTGGCGAAGAAGCGGGCCGGCGCCTTCTCCCTCGGGATGGGCCAGCGGCTGGGCATCGCGGCGGCGCTGCTGGGCGATCCGCAGACGGTGATGCTCGATGAGCCGGTCAACGGGCTGGACCCGGAAGGAGTGCTCTGGATCCGCAACCTCCTGAAAGGGCTCGCCGACGAGGGCCGGACGGTGTTCGTGTCCTCCCACCTGATGAGCGAGATGGCTCTGGTCGCGGACCACCTGATCATCGTGGGACGCGGGCGGCTGCTGGCCGACACCACCGTCGCGGACCTGATCCGCGAGGCGGGCGGCGACACGGTGAAGGTCGCGACGCAGGACCCGGCGCGGCTGCGGGACGTCCTGGCCGGACCGGGTGTCGACGTCACCGGCCGCATCGGCTCCGAGGAGCTGCAGGTGACCGGGCTGTCGGCCCGAGAGATCGGGTTGAAGGCCGCCGAGCACGGGATCGCCCTGTTCGAGCTGAGCGCGCGGACCGTGTCGCTGGAGGAAGCATTCATGGACCTGACCAGGGATGCCGTGGAGTACCACGGCACCACGACCGGCATCGAGACCCTCGGGAGGCCCGCATGA
- a CDS encoding ABC transporter permease, which translates to MSTLTATAEEPRTTPARPAYRVTGRRVLASEWAKLWSLRSTWITLGLGLLFLVAFGLIAASRYKAGIDSGNLDRDFADSTTVSLSLFGTNFAQLALGVLGVLVTAGEYSTGMIRSTLAAVPRRLPVLWSKAAVFGLVALVVGTLGAFVTFLIGRGIVSGTPAAMSLSHAGVLRSLLGAGLYLGLVGVIGAALGALLRSVAGGISVLVATLMLIPGLISLLPSSWQNDISPYLPSNAGQAMFALTHDSTTLSPGAGLLVFLCWTALALGGAAYRLVRSDV; encoded by the coding sequence ATGAGCACCCTCACCGCAACCGCCGAGGAGCCCCGCACCACGCCTGCCCGCCCCGCCTACCGGGTGACCGGGCGGCGCGTGCTGGCCTCCGAATGGGCTAAGTTGTGGTCCCTGCGCTCGACCTGGATCACCTTGGGCCTGGGCCTGTTGTTCCTGGTGGCCTTCGGCCTGATCGCCGCGAGCCGTTACAAGGCGGGGATCGACTCCGGCAACCTGGACCGGGACTTCGCCGACTCGACGACCGTGAGCCTGTCCCTCTTCGGTACGAACTTCGCCCAGCTCGCCCTGGGCGTGCTCGGCGTGCTGGTCACGGCGGGCGAGTACTCGACCGGCATGATCCGCTCGACGCTGGCGGCGGTGCCCCGCAGGCTGCCCGTGCTGTGGTCCAAGGCGGCTGTGTTCGGCCTGGTCGCGCTGGTGGTGGGGACGCTGGGGGCGTTCGTCACCTTCCTGATCGGGCGCGGAATCGTCTCGGGCACACCCGCGGCCATGAGTCTCTCGCACGCGGGTGTCCTGCGTAGCTTGCTGGGCGCGGGGCTCTACCTCGGCCTGGTCGGGGTGATCGGCGCCGCCCTGGGTGCACTGCTGCGGTCGGTGGCCGGCGGGATCTCGGTCCTGGTGGCCACCCTGATGCTGATCCCCGGACTGATCTCACTGCTCCCGAGCTCCTGGCAGAACGACATCAGCCCCTACCTGCCGTCCAACGCGGGCCAGGCGATGTTCGCCCTGACCCACGACTCCACGACCCTGTCGCCGGGCGCCGGACTGCTGGTGTTCCTGTGCTGGACGGCGCTGGCGCTGGGCGGCGCGGCGTACCGGCTCGTGCGCAGTGACGTCTGA
- a CDS encoding sensor histidine kinase, whose amino-acid sequence MTTDDISGMGPLVARLSRGGQRLRHADRTHPWVLDTAVVVLVFLMFCLPDLIHGGVHDGDSPPRFRVAFTRLPVAGMLALQAGLVLPLLWRRRKPEVAFGVIAAVFVLQWSLGAAMRADIALFVALYSLALHGRLRQLPWACAVMAAAMVLVAVRASSVVSVWDALFFLLSTATAALALGMMVRIRRAQLAGLRDRAARLEIERDQRNRLATATERTRVAREMHDIVGHNLSVIITLADAGAYATDIAPERGKEALRLIGDTGRQALGELRRVLGVLHETADGPPDRPELSPQPGIADIEALCATVRAAGLEVVYRTSGDVDALDGGMQLTVYRIVQEALTNTLKHAADDARVHLAVVVTGARLSIRVLDTGPATPPGPPNEEGHGLVGMRERAALYGGTVSAGPTGGGGWCVEAVLDLPPGSGGDR is encoded by the coding sequence GTGACCACCGATGACATCAGCGGGATGGGACCGCTGGTCGCCCGACTGTCCCGGGGCGGCCAGCGGCTGCGGCATGCCGACCGGACACATCCGTGGGTGCTGGACACCGCGGTCGTCGTCCTGGTCTTCCTGATGTTCTGCCTGCCCGACCTGATCCACGGCGGTGTGCACGACGGCGACAGCCCGCCCCGGTTCCGGGTCGCCTTCACCCGGCTGCCCGTAGCGGGCATGCTGGCCCTGCAGGCCGGACTGGTCCTGCCCCTCCTGTGGCGGCGGCGCAAGCCCGAGGTGGCGTTCGGCGTCATCGCCGCGGTGTTCGTCCTGCAGTGGTCCCTGGGCGCCGCGATGCGTGCGGACATCGCCCTCTTCGTCGCGCTGTACAGCCTGGCCCTGCACGGGCGGCTGCGGCAGTTGCCGTGGGCCTGTGCGGTCATGGCGGCCGCCATGGTGCTGGTCGCGGTCCGCGCGTCCTCGGTCGTGTCCGTCTGGGACGCGCTGTTCTTCCTGCTGAGCACGGCGACCGCGGCGCTCGCGCTCGGCATGATGGTCCGGATCCGCCGGGCCCAGCTCGCCGGACTGCGGGATCGGGCCGCCCGGCTGGAGATCGAGCGCGACCAGCGCAACAGGCTGGCCACGGCCACCGAACGCACCCGGGTCGCCCGCGAGATGCACGACATCGTCGGCCACAACCTGTCCGTCATCATCACCCTCGCCGACGCCGGCGCCTACGCCACGGACATCGCACCCGAACGCGGCAAGGAGGCCCTGCGGCTCATCGGCGACACCGGCCGACAGGCCCTCGGCGAGCTGCGACGCGTGCTCGGCGTGCTGCACGAGACCGCGGACGGTCCCCCGGACAGACCCGAACTCAGCCCGCAGCCCGGCATTGCGGACATCGAAGCATTGTGCGCCACCGTGCGCGCCGCAGGACTGGAGGTCGTCTACCGGACATCCGGCGACGTGGACGCCCTGGACGGCGGGATGCAGCTGACGGTGTACCGCATCGTCCAGGAAGCCCTCACCAACACCCTGAAGCACGCCGCCGACGACGCCCGGGTGCACCTGGCGGTCGTCGTGACGGGCGCCCGGCTGAGCATCCGGGTCCTGGACACCGGCCCGGCCACACCGCCCGGACCGCCGAACGAGGAAGGACATGGCCTGGTGGGCATGCGGGAGAGAGCGGCCTTGTACGGCGGCACCGTCAGCGCGGGACCGACGGGCGGCGGAGGATGGTGCGTCGAGGCCGTTCTCGACCTCCCGCCTGGAAGCGGTGGTGACCGATGA
- a CDS encoding response regulator transcription factor gives MTTVLIVDDQPLQRYGFHLLLDSVPETDVVGEAAHGAESVRKAAELRPDVVLMDVRMPGMDGIEATRRIVASGGRSRVLVLTTFDLDEYVHAAIRAGASGFLLKDARPEELLAGIRAVASGDAVIAPALTRRLLDEFAQYVPAHRGDSAEDPRLGSLTDREREILVAVGKGWTNGEIAARFVLSESTVKTHVGRVLAKIGARDRIQAVIFAYDHGLARPGVD, from the coding sequence ATGACCACCGTCCTCATCGTGGACGACCAGCCGCTGCAACGTTACGGCTTCCACCTGCTCCTGGACTCCGTCCCCGAGACCGACGTCGTCGGCGAGGCCGCCCACGGCGCCGAGTCCGTGCGCAAGGCTGCCGAACTGCGTCCCGACGTCGTCCTGATGGACGTCCGGATGCCCGGCATGGACGGCATCGAGGCCACCCGCCGCATCGTCGCCTCCGGCGGCCGCTCCCGCGTCCTCGTGCTCACCACCTTCGACCTCGACGAGTACGTCCACGCAGCCATCCGCGCCGGCGCCAGCGGCTTCCTCCTCAAGGACGCGCGCCCCGAGGAGCTTCTCGCCGGAATCCGCGCCGTCGCCTCCGGCGACGCCGTGATCGCGCCGGCCCTCACCCGCCGCCTCCTGGACGAGTTCGCCCAGTACGTCCCCGCCCACCGGGGCGACTCCGCCGAGGACCCGAGGCTCGGCTCCCTCACCGACCGCGAACGGGAGATCCTCGTCGCCGTCGGCAAGGGCTGGACCAACGGTGAGATCGCCGCCCGGTTCGTCCTGTCCGAGTCCACCGTCAAGACCCACGTCGGCAGGGTCCTGGCCAAGATCGGCGCTCGTGACCGCATCCAGGCCGTGATCTTCGCCTACGACCACGGGCTCGCCCGGCCCGGCGTGGACTGA